A genomic window from Halorubrum trapanicum includes:
- a CDS encoding translation initiation factor eIF-1A has product MSEESGRKNLRMPNDDEVFAVVTEHLGGNHVQLRCADGVERLGRIPGRMKYRTWISEGDVVLAEPWDWQDEKANVEWRYEDEDADQLRREGHIQ; this is encoded by the coding sequence ATGAGCGAAGAATCCGGGCGGAAGAATCTCCGCATGCCCAACGACGACGAAGTGTTCGCCGTGGTGACCGAGCACCTCGGCGGTAACCACGTTCAGCTGCGCTGCGCCGACGGCGTCGAGCGGCTCGGTCGAATCCCCGGCCGCATGAAGTACCGAACGTGGATCAGCGAGGGCGACGTGGTTCTCGCGGAGCCGTGGGACTGGCAGGACGAGAAGGCGAACGTCGAGTGGCGATACGAGGACGAGGACGCCGACCAGCTCCGCCGCGAAGGCCACATTCAGTAG
- a CDS encoding aminotransferase class V-fold PLP-dependent enzyme codes for MRTIQLDDDGMTPRELRADVPALGDAAYFNFGAHGPSPEYVVEAAGSFVADHEYGSATTDPYEHAFDTYDRVRERIAAFVGADPEEIALTESTTDGINRVAGAIDWEPGDVVVRTDLEHPAGVLPWQRLEREGVEVRVVETEDGRVDREEYAEAVADARLVCFSAITWTHGTRLPVADLVEIADDAGAFTLVDAVQSPGQVPMDVHEWGADAVAAAGHKWTLGPWGAGFLYVDRDAAADLAPRAVGYRGVEDPTGDEIEFKSAAGRFEVGTTTAAAHVGLVEALDAIDAVGLDAIESRIESLTDRLKAGVPDDRLLSPRDYESGLVTIDVDDPEATVERLADDDIVVRSLPHPNGIRASVHAVSTEAEIDRLLDALESEW; via the coding sequence ATGAGAACGATCCAACTCGACGACGACGGTATGACCCCGAGAGAGCTCCGCGCGGACGTCCCGGCCCTCGGCGACGCGGCGTACTTCAACTTCGGCGCGCACGGGCCGAGCCCCGAGTACGTCGTCGAGGCGGCCGGGTCGTTCGTCGCGGACCACGAGTACGGCTCCGCGACGACCGATCCGTACGAACACGCGTTCGACACGTACGACCGGGTGCGCGAGCGGATCGCGGCGTTCGTCGGCGCCGACCCGGAGGAGATCGCGCTCACCGAGAGCACGACCGACGGAATAAATCGGGTCGCCGGCGCGATCGACTGGGAACCGGGCGACGTCGTCGTCCGGACCGACCTCGAACACCCGGCCGGCGTCCTGCCGTGGCAGCGGCTCGAACGCGAGGGCGTCGAGGTGCGCGTTGTCGAGACCGAGGACGGCCGCGTCGACCGCGAGGAGTACGCCGAGGCCGTCGCGGACGCCCGCCTCGTCTGCTTCAGCGCGATCACGTGGACGCACGGCACCCGCCTCCCGGTCGCCGACCTCGTCGAGATCGCCGACGACGCCGGCGCGTTCACGCTCGTCGACGCGGTCCAGTCGCCCGGTCAGGTCCCGATGGACGTACACGAGTGGGGCGCCGACGCGGTCGCCGCGGCCGGCCACAAGTGGACGCTCGGCCCGTGGGGAGCCGGCTTCCTCTACGTCGACCGCGACGCCGCCGCCGACCTCGCGCCGCGCGCGGTCGGCTACCGCGGCGTCGAGGACCCGACCGGCGACGAGATCGAGTTCAAGTCGGCGGCGGGCCGCTTCGAGGTCGGGACGACGACGGCGGCGGCCCACGTCGGCCTCGTCGAGGCGCTCGACGCGATCGACGCCGTCGGCCTCGACGCGATCGAGTCGCGGATCGAGTCGCTCACCGACCGCCTGAAGGCCGGCGTCCCCGACGATCGACTGCTCAGCCCGCGAGACTACGAGTCCGGGCTCGTCACGATCGACGTCGACGACCCGGAGGCGACCGTCGAGCGACTGGCCGACGACGACATCGTCGTCCGGTCGCTACCGCACCCGAACGGGATCCGCGCGTCGGTACACGCGGTCTCGACGGAGGCCGAGATCGATCGTCTCCTCGACGCGCTGGAGTCCGAGTGGTGA
- the trxA gene encoding thioredoxin translates to MSSTEAAPGEPIQLTDADAFDEHVADGVVLVDFYADWCGPCQMMEPAVEAVAEDTDATVLKVDVDVHQALAGEYGVQGIPTLLVFSDGELAERMVGAQSERALADAIGEHTA, encoded by the coding sequence ATGAGTTCGACAGAAGCCGCACCCGGAGAGCCGATCCAGCTGACCGACGCCGACGCGTTCGACGAACACGTCGCCGACGGCGTCGTCCTCGTCGACTTCTACGCCGACTGGTGCGGCCCGTGTCAGATGATGGAGCCCGCCGTCGAGGCGGTCGCGGAAGACACCGACGCGACGGTCCTGAAGGTCGACGTCGACGTCCACCAGGCGCTGGCGGGCGAGTACGGCGTTCAGGGCATCCCGACCCTGCTCGTGTTCTCGGACGGCGAGCTCGCAGAGCGCATGGTCGGGGCGCAGAGCGAGCGGGCGCTTGCCGACGCGATCGGCGAGCACACCGCCTGA
- a CDS encoding glucose-6-phosphate isomerase: MRVDLGNALETTPGLTTETLDRLDDRVAAAHERIAGGMADDEFGYAALTLPETADPDAIYAAVDGFDRPEAVLTVGIGGSALGAATLSNALESDVDAYVLDNVDPDDTRALLADLPLDDTVVNVVSKSGTTAETLANFLVVREAMADAGVDWTERTLVTTGEEGNLRQLADRHDLPSLSVPDGVPGRFSVLSTVGLAVAALQGRDVEAVLAGGRDGMDALAGSLYESPAYAYGAATYALAERGARTNAVMPYAESLETFAEWFAQLWAESLGKDGLGQTPARALGATDQHSQLQLYRAGPPDKLVTLVRPTERADVPIPETDLNGLAYLGGSSLGGLLDAEFEATEASLAAAGVPNVRVEIDRVDERALGELLYGMEAACVLYGELASVSTFTQPAVEWGKKAARGLLGGGDFAEAEAVEQKRELRID, from the coding sequence ATGCGCGTGGACCTCGGCAACGCCCTGGAGACGACCCCCGGGCTCACGACGGAAACGCTGGACAGACTCGACGACCGCGTCGCGGCCGCACACGAGCGGATCGCGGGCGGGATGGCCGACGACGAGTTCGGCTACGCCGCCCTGACCCTCCCCGAGACCGCGGACCCGGACGCGATCTACGCCGCGGTCGACGGGTTCGACCGCCCCGAGGCGGTGCTGACGGTCGGCATCGGGGGCAGCGCGCTCGGCGCGGCGACGCTGTCGAACGCGCTCGAAAGCGACGTGGACGCGTACGTCCTCGACAACGTCGACCCCGACGACACGCGGGCGCTGCTCGCCGACCTCCCGCTCGACGACACCGTCGTCAACGTCGTCTCGAAGTCGGGGACGACCGCCGAGACGCTCGCGAACTTCCTCGTCGTCCGCGAGGCGATGGCCGACGCGGGCGTCGACTGGACCGAGCGCACGCTCGTCACCACCGGCGAGGAAGGGAACCTCCGCCAGCTGGCCGACCGCCACGACCTGCCCTCGCTGTCGGTCCCCGATGGCGTTCCGGGACGGTTCTCCGTCCTCTCGACGGTCGGGCTCGCGGTCGCCGCGCTTCAGGGCCGCGACGTGGAGGCCGTCCTCGCCGGGGGGCGCGACGGGATGGACGCGCTCGCGGGGTCGCTGTACGAGTCGCCCGCGTACGCCTACGGCGCGGCGACGTACGCGCTCGCGGAGCGCGGCGCGCGCACCAACGCCGTGATGCCGTACGCGGAGTCGCTGGAGACGTTCGCGGAGTGGTTCGCCCAGCTGTGGGCCGAGAGCCTCGGGAAGGACGGGCTCGGGCAGACGCCGGCGCGCGCGCTCGGCGCGACGGACCAGCACTCCCAGCTCCAGCTCTACCGCGCCGGGCCGCCGGACAAGCTGGTGACGCTCGTGCGCCCGACCGAGCGCGCCGACGTACCGATCCCCGAGACCGACCTCAACGGGCTCGCGTACCTCGGCGGCTCGTCGCTCGGCGGGCTCCTCGACGCCGAGTTCGAGGCGACGGAGGCGAGCCTCGCGGCCGCCGGCGTCCCCAACGTGCGCGTCGAGATCGACCGCGTCGACGAGCGGGCGCTCGGCGAGCTGCTGTACGGGATGGAGGCCGCCTGCGTGCTGTACGGCGAGCTCGCGAGCGTCTCGACGTTCACGCAGCCCGCGGTCGAGTGGGGGAAGAAGGCGGCGCGCGGGCTGCTCGGCGGCGGCGACTTCGCGGAAGCCGAGGCGGTCGAACAGAAGCGCGAACTCCGGATCGACTGA
- a CDS encoding CPBP family intramembrane glutamic endopeptidase, which yields MSDDLSASAVGERLSRVASALFAIVFALLVASAITAPGADLAASLGLVSEGTTGHQLLRTLLQFGGFALAAVGYLAITDEWEIARVARPDRREAAIIVGGGAVLFAFQYGALFALDQLGLSTGQNQAVVPAGDPVVYYLAMIAVSLAVVGPVEELLFRGVVQGGVRRAFDAVPAVLIASLAFGLIHLPSVSGTPVEQWAYVGVVVVLGSVLGALYEWTDNVVVPGLVHGIYNAVTYAVLLAQAL from the coding sequence ATGAGCGATGACCTCTCGGCCTCGGCGGTCGGCGAGCGGCTGTCCCGCGTCGCGAGCGCGCTGTTCGCGATCGTGTTCGCGCTCCTCGTCGCGAGCGCGATCACCGCGCCGGGGGCGGACCTCGCGGCCTCCCTCGGGCTGGTGTCGGAGGGGACGACCGGCCACCAGCTGCTCCGGACGCTGCTCCAGTTCGGCGGGTTCGCGCTCGCGGCCGTCGGCTACCTCGCGATAACCGACGAGTGGGAGATCGCCCGCGTCGCCCGACCCGATCGCCGCGAGGCCGCGATCATCGTCGGCGGCGGGGCCGTCCTCTTCGCGTTCCAGTACGGCGCGCTGTTCGCGCTCGACCAGCTCGGCCTCTCCACCGGACAGAACCAGGCCGTCGTCCCCGCGGGCGACCCCGTGGTCTACTACCTCGCGATGATCGCGGTGTCGCTCGCGGTGGTCGGTCCGGTCGAGGAGCTGCTGTTCCGCGGCGTCGTCCAGGGCGGCGTCCGGCGCGCGTTCGACGCCGTGCCCGCGGTGCTCATCGCGAGCCTCGCGTTCGGCCTGATCCACCTCCCGTCGGTCTCCGGAACGCCCGTCGAGCAGTGGGCGTACGTCGGCGTCGTGGTCGTCCTCGGCTCGGTCCTCGGCGCGCTCTACGAGTGGACGGACAACGTGGTGGTGCCGGGGTTGGTTCACGGCATCTACAACGCGGTCACCTACGCGGTGCTGCTGGCGCAGGCGCTCTGA
- a CDS encoding DoxX family protein: MSVRLRSVAVAAFALFATLVARPAAAHVDYVTEDSGDPLDAVAFIAEVLSDPFNAALFAGSGLLATAGIGAYLWVRPTVVDVVVLREKLAGYGDLVPWMLRLAVGLPLVGAGFQGYLFAPTLSFEPATSPLLRVLFIGLGFFTLFGLATRITAATGLLTYAWVLVAVDPLVVLAVEYVPVLLALLVLGGGRPSADDMLLEVASTPGSYYGRIDPVHHLKSFLDEATAPLRRYVPTVLRVGMGVSFVYLGLIQKLADPASALQVVEKYDLTSVVPVDPGLWVVGAGVTEVAVGLALIAGFFTRGAAALSFVLFTTTLFGLPDDPVLAHVALFGLASAVFALGAGPLSVDRLIGRPALDDGEEPVAAAD, encoded by the coding sequence ATGTCCGTTCGTCTCCGATCGGTCGCCGTCGCAGCGTTCGCCCTGTTCGCGACGCTCGTCGCTCGGCCGGCCGCGGCCCACGTCGACTACGTCACCGAGGACTCGGGCGACCCGCTCGACGCGGTGGCGTTCATCGCGGAAGTGCTGTCGGACCCGTTCAACGCGGCGCTGTTCGCGGGCTCCGGGCTCCTCGCGACCGCCGGAATCGGCGCGTACCTCTGGGTGCGCCCGACCGTCGTCGACGTCGTCGTCCTCCGCGAGAAGCTCGCCGGCTACGGCGACCTCGTCCCGTGGATGCTGCGGCTCGCCGTCGGGCTCCCCCTCGTCGGCGCCGGCTTCCAAGGGTACCTGTTCGCGCCGACGCTCTCGTTCGAACCGGCGACCAGCCCGCTGCTCCGCGTCCTCTTCATCGGGCTCGGCTTCTTCACCCTCTTCGGGCTCGCGACGCGGATCACCGCCGCGACCGGCCTGCTGACGTACGCGTGGGTGCTCGTCGCCGTCGACCCGCTCGTCGTTCTCGCCGTGGAGTACGTCCCGGTGCTCCTCGCGCTGCTCGTCCTCGGCGGCGGTCGGCCGAGCGCCGACGACATGCTGCTCGAGGTCGCCAGCACGCCGGGGTCGTACTACGGCCGGATCGACCCGGTCCACCACCTGAAGTCGTTCCTCGACGAGGCGACCGCCCCGCTCAGGCGGTACGTCCCCACTGTGCTCCGGGTCGGCATGGGCGTCTCGTTCGTCTACCTCGGCCTGATCCAGAAGCTCGCCGATCCGGCGAGCGCGCTACAGGTCGTCGAGAAGTACGACCTCACGTCGGTCGTCCCCGTCGACCCGGGGCTGTGGGTCGTCGGCGCCGGCGTTACCGAGGTCGCCGTGGGCCTCGCGCTGATCGCGGGCTTCTTCACGCGCGGCGCGGCCGCGCTCTCGTTCGTCCTGTTCACGACGACGCTGTTCGGGCTCCCGGACGACCCGGTCCTCGCTCACGTCGCGCTGTTCGGCCTCGCGTCGGCCGTCTTCGCGCTCGGCGCCGGCCCGCTCTCCGTCGACCGGCTGATCGGTCGCCCGGCGCTCGACGACGGCGAGGAACCGGTCGCGGCGGCCGACTGA
- a CDS encoding class I SAM-dependent methyltransferase translates to MGFHTFDADGADRLERPAVRYRWVSAEEVVGPFAAGAFGVLADLGSGTGFYTDDVAEHAETVYGVDVQSEMHEYYREKGAPDNVDLVASDVADLPFADGELDGAFSTMTYHEFASPEAIDEVARVIRSDGRLVVFDWSADGDGDHGPPVDERFPVSDARDALAEAGFDVERAETRTETFALVARAP, encoded by the coding sequence ATGGGATTCCACACGTTCGACGCCGACGGCGCGGACCGCCTCGAGCGACCGGCGGTGCGGTATCGCTGGGTGTCCGCGGAGGAGGTCGTCGGTCCGTTCGCGGCCGGCGCGTTCGGCGTCCTCGCCGACCTCGGGAGCGGCACCGGTTTCTACACCGACGACGTCGCCGAGCACGCCGAGACGGTCTACGGCGTCGACGTCCAGTCCGAGATGCACGAGTACTACCGCGAGAAGGGCGCTCCAGACAACGTCGACCTCGTCGCGAGCGACGTCGCAGACCTCCCGTTCGCGGACGGCGAGCTCGACGGCGCGTTCTCGACGATGACGTACCACGAGTTCGCGAGCCCGGAAGCGATCGACGAGGTCGCCCGCGTTATCCGCTCGGACGGACGGCTCGTCGTGTTCGACTGGTCGGCCGACGGCGACGGCGACCACGGGCCCCCGGTCGACGAGCGCTTCCCCGTGAGCGACGCGCGCGACGCGCTCGCCGAGGCCGGGTTCGACGTGGAGCGCGCGGAGACGCGGACCGAGACGTTCGCGCTCGTCGCGCGAGCGCCGTAG